In Thermostichus vulcanus str. 'Rupite', a genomic segment contains:
- the minD gene encoding septum site-determining protein MinD encodes MSRVIVMTSGKGGVGKTTVTANLGTALARLGRSVVVVDADFGLRNLDLLLGLENRVVYTALEVIAGECRLEQALVKDKRTPNLSLLPAAQSRNKTAVKPEQMRELIDKLSSSHDYVLIDCPAGIEQGFRNAIAGANEAIIVTTPELAAVRDADRVVGLLEAAQIRPTRLIVNRLRPDMVAASQMMSVEDVVEVLAIPLVGIVPEDREVIVSTNKGEPLVLSSNPPLAAQALQRIARRLEGETVDFPDVASLGESFWERAKRFLNQRVI; translated from the coding sequence ATGAGCCGAGTCATTGTCATGACCTCCGGTAAAGGTGGAGTTGGCAAAACCACGGTAACGGCCAACTTGGGCACAGCCTTGGCGCGGCTGGGTCGCTCGGTGGTGGTGGTGGATGCGGATTTTGGCCTGCGCAATCTGGATCTCTTGCTGGGGCTGGAGAACCGGGTGGTTTACACGGCCCTAGAGGTGATTGCAGGAGAATGTCGCCTCGAACAAGCCTTGGTGAAAGACAAACGCACCCCCAATCTCTCGTTGTTGCCTGCCGCCCAAAGCCGTAACAAAACGGCAGTGAAGCCGGAGCAGATGCGCGAATTGATCGATAAGCTCTCCAGCAGCCATGATTATGTGCTGATTGACTGTCCAGCCGGGATCGAGCAGGGGTTTCGCAATGCAATAGCTGGGGCCAACGAAGCGATCATTGTCACCACGCCCGAGCTGGCAGCGGTGCGGGATGCGGATCGGGTGGTGGGATTGTTAGAAGCGGCACAAATTCGACCGACGCGATTGATCGTCAACCGTCTGCGCCCAGATATGGTGGCGGCCAGCCAGATGATGTCGGTGGAGGATGTGGTGGAGGTGCTGGCGATCCCGTTGGTGGGGATTGTGCCGGAGGATCGTGAGGTGATCGTCTCCACCAACAAAGGGGAACCTCTGGTGCTTTCCAGCAACCCGCCCCTAGCGGCTCAGGCGTTACAGCGTATTGCCCGCCGATTGGAAGGCGAAACCGTGGACTTTCCAGATGTGGCCAGTTTGGGGGAGTCGTTTTGGGAACGGGCCAAACGGTTTTTGAATCAAAGGGTGATTTGA
- the minE gene encoding cell division topological specificity factor MinE codes for MLLDFLDQLFSRHSGSSRDQAKQRLKLILAHDRADLTPAALESMRLEILGVVSRYVELDSEGLQFSLATEEGTTALIANLPIRRVKPLEISLSHPEGEGA; via the coding sequence ATGCTCCTCGATTTTTTGGATCAGCTTTTTTCCCGCCACTCCGGTAGCAGCCGTGACCAAGCCAAACAACGACTGAAGTTGATCCTGGCCCACGACCGCGCCGATCTCACCCCGGCAGCCCTGGAGTCGATGCGCCTAGAGATCTTGGGGGTGGTGTCGCGCTATGTGGAGTTGGATTCGGAGGGGTTGCAATTTAGTTTGGCTACGGAAGAGGGGACGACGGCCTTAATTGCTAATCTACCGATTCGCCGCGTCAAACCCTTGGAGATCAGCCTCAGCCATCCGGAAGGCGAAGGGGCCTAG